The window TTGTCCGGGCCCGCAGCCTGGGCCAGCTCGACCACGCCGTCACCTGGCTCCAGACCCAGTACCGTCTGCAAAAGGGCCAGTTGGGCATCATCAACCCCATCCTGGAGACCACCGAATTGTCCCTTCGCAGGGAGCTGTACCGGATCCTGGATGAGCCGCCGGAAGACGAGGAGGAGGAGGTCGAGGATCCGGACGAGGTCTGGCGGCGGACCTTGGAACGGGCGCGGGTGCCGGATCTCTGGCAGGTGTCCGAATTCAGAAATCACTGCCGGCCGTTTGCGGCGGCCTACGACGCCCTGGGGCAGCCGGTGGCCGAACCCGGCCTGGTGCTGCGGTTCAGCTCGCAGATCCTGGCGGGCCGCAATTTCTTCGGGAATCCGTTGACCGCCGGCGACCATGCGTTCGACCCGAGCGTGTTCGCCACCCGGATCGGCGGGGTCGGGGTCGGCTTCGTCGGCTACGAGGGCGAGGATCTCACGAGCCATCTGCCGGCCACCCCGCGTGTGTACCTCATCCCGGTCGGCGCCGACGTGATGAGCGTGCCGTCGAGCGTCGATCCCAACGTCGTCCGCGTCTGGAATGTTCTGGATGCCAGCATCCCGGTGCCGTTGCCGGCGCGCACGGCGGATCTCGACCGGAGCGCGTGGATTCCGTTGCTCGACAGTCTCAACGGGCGGCTGGGCGAACCGCGCCGGTTCTCGGCGTTTCGCGTGTCCCAATTCGCCTCGGACGACGGAGGCTCCACGGAAATCCAGGACCGCCGGCTGATCGGGCGCTCGGTGTGGAACACGCAGTGGGTGCTGATCATTCCGGGTCGGGCCCTGCATGCCGACGGCGAGGTCGGGTTGGACCGGCTGATCGACAACGTCAGCGACCTCCGGCTGGCCCTTCAAACCTATGGGCACTCGGGCAACTAACACCGCGACGCGAACGAGCCACCTATGAGCACCTTTCGCCCTGGACCCGCCCGAAGCGCCGGCACGTTGGTCGAGCCGGTAGAGCATGGGGTGGGGTATCGTGAAGGACATAAGGGACACCAAGGACCAAAGGGACTCCGGGGACTCCAGGGACTCCGGGGACTCCGGGGACTCCGGGGACGGATGGCGTGGATGCTTGCGGGGGTGTTGGGGGTCATGGTGTGGGGTGCGCCGCGGAGTTGGAGTGCCCCGATCACGGAGCCGGAGACCGTGTTCTATGGGCAGGTGGTGGGGACGGGTTCGTCCCGCCCGTTTGTGCTGACGGAGGGCACGCTGCGCTGGACGGTGCGAAGGTCGGATGGCAGCCCGCTCGAATTGAGGGCCCGCTTGTGGCCTCACCAGAACGGCGCCATCTCCTACCGCCTGAACGTGCCCCACGCCGCCCTGGCGTCCGGGCTCACGGTGGAACCCGGGAACATTCCACTTCGAAGCACGCCCGAGACGCAGGTCATCACGCAGATCACGATCGACGGTATCCCGGCCCGGGTGGCGGGAGGCGGGAACGCAGGCTTCGAGACCGCCCAGATCCGCCGGGCGGCCACCCATCGGCTGGATTTGGAGGTGCCCATCGAGGCGCCTGACCGTGACGGGGACGGCCTGCCGGACTGGTGGGAAGCCCTGTACGGTGGCGATCTGCGACCGGGTGACGATCCGGATGGGGACGGCTGGACCAACCTCGAGGAGTATCGACGCGGCTCCAATCCGCTGGTGAATGATCGTCACCCGACGCTCCTCACCACCCGGCTTCGTGCGTACGCGGACGGAACGACGGGCGTGCTGCTGCGGGTTCAGGACGCGGACAGCACGCCGGGCAGTCTGGTTTATACGATCACGCGGCTCCCTGCGGGTGCCGACCTGGTGCTGCGCAATGCCCATCCGCAGCCCGCCAGCCCCGACGCGGTGCTGGGCGTCGGCGTCACCTTCACGCAGCGCGACGTGCTGGACGGCCGGTTGGTGCTCGTTCACACGGGGGGCGCCGTCGGGCCTGGATCCTTCGAGATTTCGCTGCGCGACGAGAACCCGGCACACCAGGCGGCGACGGGGACCGTGGACATCGAGTGGTATCGCCCGAACACCGAAGTTGCCGCGCGCCTGGCCACCCATGGGCCCGGCTCGATACCTGGCAGCGGCGGCCCATGGGCCGCGGGGTTGACCGAGGCCGAGACGCAGCGTGTGCAGAATTACCTGTTGAGCCGGGATCTCGGGGCCGTGATCTGGGATGCCGGCGAGGAAACCCTGGACATCGCCCTCGCCGTGCCGAGTTCCGGCATCGACGATGCACGATACCAGTCCGAATACGTGACGCGGTTTGGCCGCGAACGGCGGCAGGTGCTTCAGGGTGGGCGGGGGCGCGATGTGCTCGTGGGCGGGATGGCCGACGACATTCTGATGGGCGGACCCGGGGACGACCGGCTCACGGGGGGCGGTGGGGCGGACTTCTTCGTGATCCGCGGCGCCGATGCGGGCTCGGATACGATCACGGATTTCAATCCGGACGAAGGCGACGTGCTGGACATTGGAGGGCTCTTCCAGGGCAGCTCACGCGATCTGCGGGACTTCCTGCGGATCGAGGGCGACGCCTCCGGGACCCGGTTGCGGATCCATCGGGGCGGCAACCCGGCGGGCGCCTCCGATCATGTCGTCACACTCGCCGGCGTGAGCCGGGATGATTTGGACCTTCACGACTGGATCGAAGCGGGGACGCTGCGGGTCGGCGAGCGTGCGCTTCCGCCCCGGGTCACGGTCACGGCGAGCCAGCCGCGGGCATCGGAGAACGGCCCGACGGAGGGCGAGTTCACGCTGCTCCGCACGGGCGATGCCGCCGCGGCGTTATCGGTGAGGATCGACCTGCGCGGGTCCGCGGTGAACGGAGTCGATTACGCGTCCATCGGTTCGAGTGTCGTCTTCCCGGCGGGCCAGCGGGCGGTGCGGGTGACGGTTCTGCCGTACCAGGACAGCCACGCCGAACCCGACGAGACCGTGGCACTGGTGGTCCTGCCGGGGGACGGCTACGAGGTGGGCGGTGCGGATCACGCGCGGGTGATCATTGCGGATCTGCGGCCGGTGGTTTCGCTGGAGGCTCTCGAGCCGCTGGCGACCGTCCAGCCGCCCGGCCAGGGAACGATCCTGGTGTCGCGCACGACCGTGGTGGACCGGAGTCTGCTGGTGCGGTTGGAGATTGGGGGCACGGCGACACCGGGCAGCGATTACAACGAGGTTTCACGTTTCGTCCACCTGGTCCCGGGCCAAACCACTGCCCTGGTGCCGGTTGTGCCCGCCGCAGGGGCGTCGTTCGCCGGTGGCGCACGTTCGGTCCGGCTGACGGTCGCCGCGGATCCCGAGTACCTGCGAGGGCCCGAGGCACGGGCCGAGGTGCTGCTGGTGCAGGAGGCGACCCGGTTTGCGGCGTGGCGGGCGAGGCACTTCCCGGCGGAGAACGGAACTCTGGCAGCGTTCGGGGCGGCCGACGCCGGGAACCAGGCGATTCCGAATGCGTTGCGCTACGCCTTCGGGATGGATCCCGAGAATCCGGATCGCGCCCGGCTTCCCAAGGTCGTGGTGCGCGACGGCCATCTGACGCTCGATGTCCATAGGCGTCCGGGCACACGGGATGTGGAGTTCGTGATCGAAACCTCGGGCGATCTGGCCGGATGGAAGCCGGCGTCTGCCCTGATCGAACGGGTCTATCCGCCGGACGAAGCCGAGCGGCCGGACATTGTCTGCTATCGCCTCGTGCCTTCGATCCAGGAGGCGCCGCATCTGTTCCTGAACCTCCGAGTCGTGTTGCGCCCGTGAAAACCGTGTCCCCTGCCCCATTCCCCCGCCTGCCCGGTCTGGTCATTGTCGCGGCGCTTGCCTGGGGCGTCACCGGCTGCAACCGGTCGGAAGAGGCCGCAGCGTTGCCGGATGGCCCGCGGGTCGTTGCCGAGGTCGGTGCGCGTCAGATCACGGCCCTGGACATCGAGAACGAAGTGGCCCGGCGTACGGCGGCCCGCCGGCCGGTGCCCGACAAGGAAGCGCTGGTCCGGGAAATGGTGGAGCGGGCGGCGCTTCTGGAGCGGGCGCGATTGGGCGGACTGGACGAGGATCCGGCCATCCGGCACGAGATGGAGAACCTCCTCATCGGCCGGTTGCTGGATCGTGAACTCAATCCGCGGCGCGAGGCCGTCCAGGTGCTTCCCGACGAAGTGCGTGCGGCGTACGAGGCCGATCTCGATCGGTACACCCGTCCGGCCCAGGCGCGCCTGGCGATGTTGCATCTTGAAGTCGATTCCAAGGCCAGCGAAAGCCGGCGGGCGGAGGCGCGTTCGAGAATGGAGGAAGCCCGGGAACAGGCGTTGCTGCTTCCGCCCCCCCAACGAGCGCGTGGCGCCACGGGTTTCGGGGCCCTTTCCATCCGGTACTCGGACGACCAAATCAGCCGGCACCGGGGCGGTGACATCGGCTGGTACGAAGAAGGCCAGGCCCCGGCGCGCCTGCCGTCGGAGGTGGTCGAGACGGGTTGGCGGCTGCCCATCGGGGTGGTCAGTGAGATCCTGGAGGGTCCGTCGGGCTATTTCCTGGTGATGAAGATCGACGAGCGCGACCGGACGATCACGCCGTTCGAGAGCGTCCAGGCCAGTCTTCGGCAGACCCTTCTGGTGCGGGCCCGCAAGGAGATCGAGGAACAGTTCAAACACGAGACCGCGAGGCTGGTGTCCAGTCGCGTGGATTCCGCCGCAGTGGCGTCGGTGACGTTGCCAGCGACCGACCCGCTGGTGGCGCAGCGGCGCGAGTCGAAACCTCCCGCTTTGCCGGGTTCCCATGAATCCTCCAATGGCTACTGACCGGGGCAGTTTGAACCAGGACCGTTCGGCACCGGCCGGGCTCCGCGACCACCCTCCCGCCATGGATCCCGCACCCCTCTCCCGTCCCACGCCGCGACGCCGCGTCCTGTCGAAGCTGGCGGCCGGGGCTGCCTTCCTCGCAGCTCTGTGGGCGACAGCCTTCCAGGCCTTTGCCGCCGCCCCCACCGTCACGCTGCCCGGGGCGGTTCCGGCTTCGATCGGGGACAAGAGCACCTCGAACCCGTTCGATGGTGCCGGGGTCACGGGAGACAGCGACGTGGTGATCACCCTTTCCTTCCCCGACGGACGCGGCACATTTCCCGTCAGTCCGGACTTCACGACGGGCGTTTCCGCGGGGGTGCGGAGTTATGTGCTGACATCGC of the Verrucomicrobiia bacterium genome contains:
- a CDS encoding type I secretion C-terminal target domain-containing protein, which translates into the protein MAWMLAGVLGVMVWGAPRSWSAPITEPETVFYGQVVGTGSSRPFVLTEGTLRWTVRRSDGSPLELRARLWPHQNGAISYRLNVPHAALASGLTVEPGNIPLRSTPETQVITQITIDGIPARVAGGGNAGFETAQIRRAATHRLDLEVPIEAPDRDGDGLPDWWEALYGGDLRPGDDPDGDGWTNLEEYRRGSNPLVNDRHPTLLTTRLRAYADGTTGVLLRVQDADSTPGSLVYTITRLPAGADLVLRNAHPQPASPDAVLGVGVTFTQRDVLDGRLVLVHTGGAVGPGSFEISLRDENPAHQAATGTVDIEWYRPNTEVAARLATHGPGSIPGSGGPWAAGLTEAETQRVQNYLLSRDLGAVIWDAGEETLDIALAVPSSGIDDARYQSEYVTRFGRERRQVLQGGRGRDVLVGGMADDILMGGPGDDRLTGGGGADFFVIRGADAGSDTITDFNPDEGDVLDIGGLFQGSSRDLRDFLRIEGDASGTRLRIHRGGNPAGASDHVVTLAGVSRDDLDLHDWIEAGTLRVGERALPPRVTVTASQPRASENGPTEGEFTLLRTGDAAAALSVRIDLRGSAVNGVDYASIGSSVVFPAGQRAVRVTVLPYQDSHAEPDETVALVVLPGDGYEVGGADHARVIIADLRPVVSLEALEPLATVQPPGQGTILVSRTTVVDRSLLVRLEIGGTATPGSDYNEVSRFVHLVPGQTTALVPVVPAAGASFAGGARSVRLTVAADPEYLRGPEARAEVLLVQEATRFAAWRARHFPAENGTLAAFGAADAGNQAIPNALRYAFGMDPENPDRARLPKVVVRDGHLTLDVHRRPGTRDVEFVIETSGDLAGWKPASALIERVYPPDEAERPDIVCYRLVPSIQEAPHLFLNLRVVLRP
- a CDS encoding peptidylprolyl isomerase, whose protein sequence is MSPAPFPRLPGLVIVAALAWGVTGCNRSEEAAALPDGPRVVAEVGARQITALDIENEVARRTAARRPVPDKEALVREMVERAALLERARLGGLDEDPAIRHEMENLLIGRLLDRELNPRREAVQVLPDEVRAAYEADLDRYTRPAQARLAMLHLEVDSKASESRRAEARSRMEEAREQALLLPPPQRARGATGFGALSIRYSDDQISRHRGGDIGWYEEGQAPARLPSEVVETGWRLPIGVVSEILEGPSGYFLVMKIDERDRTITPFESVQASLRQTLLVRARKEIEEQFKHETARLVSSRVDSAAVASVTLPATDPLVAQRRESKPPALPGSHESSNGY